Part of the Bubalus bubalis isolate 160015118507 breed Murrah chromosome 9, NDDB_SH_1, whole genome shotgun sequence genome is shown below.
caaatagCTTAAATCCTCTGGGCTTTAGatcactcatctgtaaaatgggcctaGTAAGAGTAAATTttataggattgttgtgagaattaagtgagttAATACATGCAGAGTACTCTTAGCAGGGCTTGGCACATGGTAAAATCTGTAAATTACCAGCTGTTATGTAATAAAACTTTGGCTTTTAtagtgctttgtttttattttatctggcTTCTGTCCAAAGGTAATTGAATTTTGGGTGTGTTTCCTCAGTATCTATTACTGCCTCATAATGAACACTAAGATAACATGACTATACAATGGgaaggcttaaaaataaaattaacagcatgtgttatttaaaaatacataagagTCATAAAAATAAGGTACAAGAATTCCAGTGCACAAAACAACATCTTTACAAAAGGCTTACGAAGGATGGTGGGCATTTCTTTGTCAGGTAAAGTGGTACAGCGCAGGCTATTGTGTAAACACAATTTATTACTCACTTAGCTTGCCAGCTTTATAATTATGCAactttgattaattttttatttgcagagatacacactactgtattttGTAATTGATGCATAAAATTAGTTTTGGTTGACTTCTATGTACCATGATTTCAAAGTTCCCTAAATCAGGGCTGCATACCATATTACCACTCTGAACTCACGGTAAATTCTTGGGCCACTTGCTATCCTCTGACCTGTTTGTACCAGTAGTCAGTGCTGTGTGGGGCCTGCTGATCTTGCTAAgagtaatgatttttttaaatgtgggctGAAACATCCTAGACTTAATCAAGGCTGAATTTAGTGTTTGCTTTGGGCCAAGTGATGACTGCAATACATAATCTAGCAATTATCTCAAGATTCCTGATGAAAGAGAGGAAATAGACCTTCTGTTCCTGGAAGGTAGGCTGCTCCTCATCCTCCTCCCACTCCAGCCTCATGCCCTTCGTGCGCATGTGCTCCCTCACCCCTTACATGAAATGGAAGAAGTCCAGAATCCAGGCACATCCCCtggaagttataaaataaaacagcattcctagatttctgtttctttgtcacTGAAACTGGGAGTGGGACTCTGTACTCCTGACTgttgaagagggagggagggatgaagagTCAGAGACTGGTCTTTGAcagggtatttttttaattaatttattttaatcagaggctacttactttataatattgtagtggtttttgccatacattgacatgaatcagccatgggtgtacatgtgttccccatcctgaactcccctcccaccaccctccccatcccatccttctgggtcatcccagtgcaccagccctgagtaccctgtctcatgcatcgaacctggactggcaatctgtttcacatatgataatatacatgtttcaatgctattctctcagatcatcccaccctcgccttctcccatagagtccaaaagactgttctgtacatctgtgtctcttttgttgtctcgcatatagggttatcattaccatctttctaaattccatatatatgtgttagtatgctgtattggtgtttttctttctggtttatttcactctgtaaaataggctcccagtttcatccacctcataagaactgattcaaatgtgtgctctttttaatggctgagtaatactccattgtgtatatgtaccacaaattttaaccattcgtctgctgatggacatctaggttgtttccatgtcctggctattataaacagtgctgcgatgaacattggggtgcatgtgtctctttcaattctggtttcctcggtgtgtatgcccagcagtgggattgctgggcatatggcagttctattttcagttttttaaggaatctccacactgttctccatagtggctgtactagtttgcattcccaccaacagtgtaagagggttcccttttctccacaccctctccagcatttatcctttgcagatttttggatagcagccattctgacctgcgtaagatggtacctcattgtggatttgatttgcatttctctgataaggagtgatgttgagcatcttttcatgtgtttgttagccatctgtatgtcttctttggagaaatgtctgtttagttctttggcccattttttgattgggtcgtttatttttctgaaattgagcttcaggagttgcttgtatatttttgagattaattctttgtcagttgcttcatttgcttttattttctcccatttggaagactctcttttcaccttgtttatagtttccttcgttgtgcaaaagcttttaagtttaattaggtcccatttgtttatttttgcttttattcccattactctgggaggtgggtcatagaggatcctgctatgatttatgtcagagagtgttttgcctatgttttcctctaggagttttatagtttctggtcttaaattgagatctttaatccattttgagtttatttttgtgtatggtgttagaaagtgttctagtttcattcttttacaagtggttgaccagtttccccagcaccacttgttaaggagattgtcttttctccattgtatattcttgcctcatttgtcaaagataaggtgtccatgtagctgctgctgctaagtcgcttcagttgtgtccgactctgtgcaaccccatagacggcagcccaccaggctctgctgtccctgggattctccaggcaagaacactggagtgggtttccatttccttctccaatgtaaggaagtgaaagtgaagttgcttagtcgtgtctgactcttcgcgaccccatggactgcagccctccaaggctcctccgtccatgggattttccaggcaagagtactggagtggggtgccattgccttctctgaaggtgtccataggtgcatggatttatctctggactttctattttgttccattgatctgtatttctgtctttgtgccagtaccatactgtcttgatgactgtagctttgtagtatagcctgaagtcaggcagattgattcctccagttccattcttctttctcaagattgctttggctattcgaggttttttgtatttccatacaaattgtgaaattatttgttctagttctgtgaaaaataccattggtagcttgataggggtagcttgatagggattatattgaatctatagattgctttgggtagtatactcattttcactgtattgattcttctaataTGCTTATGTGAGCCTTTGTGTCTGTTGCACTAGGAACACTACCATGTCACACTCATCAGAatgaataagataaaaaaaagacTGATGATAGCAAATGTTGGTGAAGCTGTGGAACAACAAACTCTCATACGTTGCTGGTGGGGATGTAGAGTGGCACAAATACCTTGAAGAACTCTTTGTGAATTTCTGGTTAAATTTACATCTACCccatgacctagcaattccacctGCAGGAATCCACCCAAGTGAAATGGAAATGTCTATCCACATAAATACTTGTGTATGAATGTTCAAAGTACTTAACCATAATAGCAAAAAATGGAATTATCAGTTGGAAAATGGATAAATGATTTATAGAACATTTATACATTGGAGTtactactcaacaataaaaagaacaaagtacaGATGCCTATAACAACAGAGATGAATCTAAAGAAACATGCGGTTGAACAAAAGACAGTTATGAAAGTAAACatgattcatttatatgaagttcgcAAAAAGGTAAAACCCCTTAATGGGAATAGAAATCAGAATAGTGATCATgtctggagtggggtgggaggacTGGGATCATCCAGGAAGGGACACAAGGGAGCTCTCCGGGGTGAGGGCAGTGTTCTCCATGTTTGGGTACTTTGGTGAATGTGATTGTCACAACTCATCCAACTCAACGTTTATGGTCTGTGGATTTTCTTGTATATAAATTATGCCTCAAttacatttattgaatacatttttaaaggttatggttaatttttttttctctttcatagttCAGATTACTTGTATTCATCAAGGTTGTCATCTTTTGGAATGATGTTAACATCTTTATCATTTACCAGAGATTTATAACCTGGAGTCCAATGATAGCTTTCAATGGATCCTTGAACCCTGTGAAACTGAATGCAcaattttgcatttctgtgtgcatgtatttttctttccccttaaaAGTTCATAGCTATCACCGTATACACAAAAGTGTCCATGAccccaaaatgtttttaaaacagaacCATTGTGTTAATGGTTCATGCAGGATGTGTAGGGAATGGTATCAGTAAGttaaagatgaatgaatgaatacatgatcAACTGTTTCCAGTACATGTTTGAGGAACCAAGCTTCTACTAGTTTACAGATTAAAACTGGCAGGTGTCAGTGGCTCCTTGAAACTGCAAACATTAGAGAAACCTTTAGGCCTGAGAAATAGAATAAAGTCCTGATAAGAATAGCAGGCAGAATCAGTGTATCATAAAAGAGCTTTAAAtcacatatataaaaaagatGCCTGCTATTCAAAAGTATTATATACtgtgtctattttaaatattgaaattagaTAGATGAACATAATAGAAGTAACACATGTTTCAACTATAAAAATTTAATGCTTTTCTCTTGACAGTAAAAACAATTACTGTAGTGAATGTTAACAGAATTGTAGCAGGTTCAGCTTCGCCAGTGTTTagcaaaagaataaattttgATGTGGCTCAGTTATGGCAATTTTAATACACTGAATTTTGAGAATTGGTTTTTCATCCTCAATCCCTGATTGTAGGGAGACAAAGCAGCATTAAATTGATGGCATAGGGTTGTAAAGGCTCTTTGAGGTGTGACGTGGCTACAAGCACCTCTGAGAACCTTGACTTGCTTTTATGTGATTATTGACAGGTTTCTGTGGTCTCTTTTGTCCCATGTGTCTTGAGTGTGACATCGCCAGGCATTATGGAGAGTGTTTTTGTTGGCCATTGTTACCTGGGTCCACCTTTGCACTGAGAATTGGCACCAGAGAGAGACATAAAATACAGGTAAGTGTGTTtggatgtatgtgtatatgaGAACCTGGATGGATGCCTTTCAAACCTGTGATTATTTTTATAAGTGAGGTGTGGGTGAGGATATTAAAAACACCATACATAGTGGAAGGCTttgggaaaggaaagggaagaaatttCTCATTTCACTTGTTACTAGGATGTATATTAAACCAAAATGCCACATTTTGAAGGGTATTTCCAAGGGAGACCTATTATAATTAGACTGTTGGCCAGTGAGccacttctgtttctctcttgttACATCAAGAGAAGacagttgttatttagtcacccagttgtgtctgactctttgcggccctaaaGACTGTAGCGCGCCAGGATTCCCTGATCCTCGCCATCTCCCAAaggttgcccaagttcatgtccattgcatcggtgataccatccagccatctcatcctctgtcatctcctcctcctgcgctcaatctttGCAATGATGACAGGTGGACATGCACCAGATTTGAAGGATAAACTTGGGATAATCTCACTTAAAATGTAGGCTCTCTGGCATACACAGAATTCACTTAGGGGATTCCCTGAGGACACTTCAAAGAACCAGACAATTTCTAGTGTGGTTGAGGCTGAGGTACAAGGAGAGACTGAGGAGAGACAAGTCATACCTACTCAGATGTGTACAGATAAAAAGGCATCTTTTTATCTATTCTTGTGAAATGATCCCTAAGATGTATATTtagcaaaagaatatatatatatatgtaaaatttaatgTGTACATATCTGTATATATCTGTATACCTAGACTCAGAATTTATCTGGAAGTCTATATAAGAACTGCCCACAATGGTTATGTCCTGACAGGTAACTGGGTGGCCAGGGGGATTTACTTTTTTACTTCCTCTCCCTTCTTACTGTGGGAATTTTGGATCACGTACACTTATTACTCCagataagtaaattaaataattaattataaatattaagttctaagagaaaaaagagatgtTGACAGAGAATTTTCGGTCAGTGAGACAGTGTTTTTCAAGTATGAAGCCCTGAGGGCCAGTCTCTGAATTGCAAGGATTGATTAGCAGTCGAGGTGCTTGGCACCCGAGTAATCCCAGTGGAATTGTGTCCATGGGCAATGACTTCAGGGTGGTGGTGGATCTTGGGAGCATTGGATGGGATGGACCATGAGGTAATACTGTGGAGGTCCCCAGGTAGTGGAACTGAGCCTGTGTGACGGCACCAGAACACACACGGTTTCTCCCCTAGGGTACCCTGTGTGAGGACTGGCTGGCAGTATATTGTTGCTGGCCTTGCTCCATCTGCCAGGTGGCCCGGGAACTCAAGGTGAGAACCTCCCAACTCTACGAAATCTATACGGCCCCTTCGACCAAAGAAACTATTATTTGATAGAGCAAGAAAACTCTTCCTTCCTCACTTCCCCACACCCTCCTCTTAAATCCCTCTTGGTGGAGAGATTGTTCTTAAGTTTTCCCTGAAGTAGTATGAAAATAAATGGTTTCCCACTACTGTGTTTACTGTTGTCCTTTCTTCACACATACCCCCTGATGAAGACGCTTATTGGTCTGAAGTTGCTGTCCCAGCTCGGCCATGTTAGGCAGGTTAGAGAGGTAAGCTTTGTGCCCTCCACACCATGCGTGGAGTTGGGAAGGTTGAATCCCACCCCCCCATCTTCCCCTTTCACAAGGGATGTCTGGGAAGCTGGAAGAATTGTTATATGGCTTTCTTATGCTAAGCCTCTTTTCCCAAAGTATCGATGATGGGGCAGAAGAtggataattaaattttaatgttttattttcttatttttaaatttttattggagtatggttgatttacaatgctgtgttagtttcaggtgtacagcaaagtgaatcccaTAGGACCTGGACTGGGCCCTGAACACCACTGTAATATAGGAGCATTGTCCTTCCTTTGTCCTGGCTCCTTCAATCCTGACTGCATAAAGGAGAGAGCCTCAGCTTGTTGCTGACTTTGAACAACTCCCCAGCACGTGTAAATCTTTAGCCCCAGACTCAAGGCCTTAGGTGGGCAGCTGTTGAATtgtgcccctcccccaaccccttcctACCAAAGATATGTTTAAGTCCTAACTCCTGGTATATGTGAATGtgcccttatttggaaatagtcttgcaaatgtaattaagatgagtcattagggtgggccctaacccAGTATAGCTATTGTCCTTACAAGAGGAGATGAGACACAAAGgtggagacacacagagagaagacagctgtgtgaagatggaggcagagactggagtgatgctaCCACAAAACAAGGAGTGCCTGGGGGTACCTGAAGGTAggagctgttgttcagttgctaagttgtgtccaactctttgccaccccatggactgcagcacgccaggcttccctgtccttcactgtctcctggagtttgctcaaactcatgtccatcgagttggtggtgccatccaaccatctcatcctctgttgccctcttctcctcatgtcctcaatctttcccaacatcagggtcttttccgatcagtcagctcttcacatcaggtggccaaagtattggagcttcagctttagcatcagctgGGAGAGACAAGGGAATATCTTCTCCTAGAGGTTTCAGAGGGAGCACTGCCCagccaacatcttgattttggacttccagcctccagaactgtgagaggatAAATTTACGTTGTTCTAAGCCATCAGGTTTGTGGTTCCTTGTTACAGCAGCCGTAGGAAACTAGTTCACTCACCATCTACCACGTGAGTAGAATACTCTTGTTTTTGTTAGCGTGGCAGCATAGAGCAGTGCTGAGGACCGTGGGGTCTGAAGCTGAGCTGCCTCCTTTATTTACTAATTGTGTAACTACAGGCAAATTTGCAAATCTGTCAGTACCTCAGtgtcttcctctgtaaaatgacagTACTAACTTCACAGGGTTGTGAGGATTTTAACTAGTCAAGACACttagctcaatgttcagaaaggAGCAAGGACTTGGTAAATATTAGCTAGCTACTATTACTATTACCTTATATTGATAGTAAATGATATACTTTTCCATTTACAGTTGGGATATAAAGTTTTCTATCAAGTTTTAGATTAAAATTAAGTTAATTAGAAGAGGAACATTAAGTAAACGATAATATAAATGGTTGGTGGATAGGGCAAATATTATGAAGGTGGTAAAACATGAATTGAGTGCTTGTATGCGCCAGGCACTATTCAAATCACTCTACATATTTTAGGACATTTAATCCTTAATATTCCTCAGGAAACTGCTATTATAGTtccattttccagacaagaaccacagagagattaagtaacttgcccaaggccacacagctagcaGGTGACAGGCAGTCAGACTCTTGAGGCTGTGCACTAAGCAAGCAGAGAAAGTTTCTGGCCAAGAGGCTGTCTTGGCCCCCTTGTGGTTTTACAAACCGGGATTTGTTCTAAGGAGGTGAACTCAGCCTGGGGAGCGTGGAAAGGAAGTGTCACTCACTCTGCCTCCAGTCATCCCCACTGAAAATAGGCAATTCCTGTCTGACAGAGTCactcctctcctcccagccctgcttTTGGGTGTGCAGGGAAGCTGCCAGCAGCCAAAACCCTTTGGGAACAATAAAAGGCTCAGTGTTGACATTTAATACATGATAAAGTACTCCCCTCTCCAAGTCagctactgaaaaaaacaaaaaaacaaaaaaacaccaggCCTGAGGGATGAGTctattaagtgaaaaataaacctCTTTTATTGTTTTGACCGAAAACACATACTGCGTTTCACAAGCTTATAGCTGGGAACAATATGAAATTTTGGCAAAGGAGACTGGGGTGACCTCTCCACTCTCACATGATGA
Proteins encoded:
- the PLAC8L1 gene encoding PLAC8-like protein 1, translated to MDWFGNCFSKFPEDVSFLNTHAPLLLSLVSSEDEQHFISNLRSCAPAQAVVKQPVRGASSRTAITAIVQTGGDWSTGLFSVCRDWRICFCGLFCPMCLECDIARHYGECFCWPLLPGSTFALRIGTRERHKIQGTLCEDWLAVYCCWPCSICQVARELKVRTSQLYEIYTAPSTKETII